The Pirellulales bacterium DNA window ACCATCACGGCGATTACCAACGTGGCGAACCACAGCAAGATGCCCACGAAATTCGCGACAATAACCATGCCGAAAAAAAGGAGCAGGAAAAAAACGATCCAATACAGGGCGCGAAACAGTTCGTGGAGTTGACGCACGGAAGTCCTGGCCGAGCGAAACCGAGCGGCTGATGGCTTGGCAGATTTTCGAGGAATGAGCCGATAAAGGTAAATCAGCAACGTGGCGACAATCCAAATAATTGCCAGCGCGAGCAGCACTTGGACGGCGCTGCTTTCGAGGGTGTTGATGTTGACTCGCTCCTTGTTTCTGAAGCCGCCCGACAAATCGGTGATGAGCTTCATCAGCGGCATCAGCATGGCGTTCAACAGCAGCAAGATCGACATCGCAATAAAAATGAACGCGACCGGCGGCAAAATGGAGCGAAGTAGCGCGGCTCGCAACTGCACGCGCGTTTCGAACATTTCGGCAGAACTATCGAGCGCTTCGGCTAAGGCGCCGTGTTCTTCGCCCCAGCGCAACAGCGGCCGGAGCGAAGCCGGCAGGCTGCGGATCGAACCAACGGCTTCTTCCAACCGTCGCCCCGCCGCCACGGCTTTCGAAATGCGCATGCCTTGCACGTGCATGACGGGTGAGTCGACACCCTCGGCGGCGAGTTGAGCAGCCTCGGGCAAGGGAATTTCCTCGCGCAGCAGCAATCCCAATAGTCGCGACCAATTGGCCACCGCGCGCCACTGCAAGGTTGGTCCTATGAGAGGGATACCGGAGAGCAAGCGTTGCCACATCACGGGCGGCAACAGAAAACGCAACAGAAAGATGCAGCCGATGATTGCGCAGAGCGCAATTCCGGCGATTGGCAAGATTTGCGAATCGGAAAGCTTCAGCAGAATTTGTGTCGGTGCGGGCAAGTTGGTTTTGAAATCGGTGAAGACACGTTTCATGCCCGGGGCCACGTAGACGAT harbors:
- a CDS encoding type II secretion system F family protein, producing the protein MDRPERLSHEESRLLAEHLASLAKSGLPLPPGLRAAAQEIPNRRLAAAMFALAEELDAGRSLDGALAKHPNLMPPHMQRLIETGVRSGNLPNVLVRLVDIDRTSFDLRRNLRQAVAYPLLLFVLLVAVSLFLIVYVAPGMKRVFTDFKTNLPAPTQILLKLSDSQILPIAGIALCAIIGCIFLLRFLLPPVMWQRLLSGIPLIGPTLQWRAVANWSRLLGLLLREEIPLPEAAQLAAEGVDSPVMHVQGMRISKAVAAGRRLEEAVGSIRSLPASLRPLLRWGEEHGALAEALDSSAEMFETRVQLRAALLRSILPPVAFIFIAMSILLLLNAMLMPLMKLITDLSGGFRNKERVNINTLESSAVQVLLALAIIWIVATLLIYLYRLIPRKSAKPSAARFRSARTSVRQLHELFRALYWIVFFLLLFFGMVIVANFVGILLWFATLVIAVMVKVRYAEMERRSLLWALAVAMEKQIPLPACAAAFADEC